One Rhodospirillales bacterium genomic window carries:
- the gcvPB gene encoding aminomethyl-transferring glycine dehydrogenase subunit GcvPB, with product MSTSEQNRGARRASGGATGVSGPGAPDTVSGNRALLIEEPLLFEQGSPARTGVDLGEAETHTSHLGGLERAGTIGLPGLSEPEVVRHFTRLSQKNYAIDGGMFPLGSCTMKHNPRLNERMARLPGFADLHPLQPMNTVQGALELMAGVSHWLRVLTGMDAIALSPAAGAHGELCGMMVIRAAHDAAEKAGDTPRRRVLVPESAHGTNPATAAACGYTVDPIPANARGRVDLDALKAKLGPDVAAIMITNPNTCGLFEDEIIAIADAVHDVGAYFYCDGANFNAIVGRVKPADLGIDVMHLNLHKTFSTPHGGGGPGSGPVVMVDALAPYAPVPWLIATDDGFTLHEEANGDASASIGRLKAFHGQMGMFVRAYTYMLSHGGDGLKQVCEDAVLSANYLQAALADTLSPAYDGPCMHECLFDDSALREFDITTLDFAKALIDEGFHPTTIYFPLVVHGAMLLEPTETEPKAELDRFIEAVVGLKERLIAGGSDAFHTAPHHAPRGRLDETRAARQPVLRWKPDGE from the coding sequence ATGAGCACGTCTGAACAAAATCGCGGTGCCAGGCGCGCCAGTGGTGGCGCAACTGGTGTTTCCGGGCCCGGCGCACCGGATACCGTGTCGGGCAACCGCGCGTTATTGATCGAAGAACCCTTGTTGTTTGAACAAGGCAGTCCGGCTCGCACCGGCGTTGATTTGGGTGAAGCTGAAACGCACACTTCCCATCTGGGCGGGCTTGAACGCGCCGGGACAATCGGTTTGCCGGGATTATCCGAACCCGAAGTGGTGCGCCATTTCACGCGGTTGTCACAAAAGAATTATGCCATCGATGGGGGGATGTTCCCCCTTGGGTCGTGCACCATGAAGCACAACCCGCGTTTGAATGAACGCATGGCCAGATTGCCGGGCTTTGCTGATCTGCATCCCTTGCAGCCCATGAACACAGTTCAAGGTGCCCTTGAATTGATGGCGGGGGTAAGCCATTGGCTTCGCGTGCTTACCGGGATGGATGCCATTGCCCTGTCCCCGGCGGCGGGTGCCCATGGTGAACTTTGCGGCATGATGGTGATCAGGGCAGCCCACGATGCGGCAGAAAAAGCAGGCGATACGCCCAGACGCCGTGTTCTGGTGCCAGAATCGGCGCATGGCACCAATCCGGCAACGGCGGCGGCGTGTGGCTATACGGTTGATCCCATCCCTGCCAATGCGCGGGGTCGTGTGGATTTAGATGCCCTGAAGGCCAAACTAGGCCCAGATGTTGCTGCCATCATGATCACCAATCCCAACACCTGTGGCCTGTTCGAAGATGAAATTATCGCCATTGCCGATGCGGTCCATGATGTTGGGGCCTATTTCTATTGTGACGGGGCCAATTTCAACGCCATTGTTGGCCGGGTAAAACCCGCAGACCTTGGCATTGATGTCATGCATTTAAACCTGCATAAAACATTCTCGACCCCCCATGGCGGCGGCGGTCCGGGCAGTGGCCCGGTGGTGATGGTGGACGCCCTTGCCCCCTATGCTCCCGTGCCATGGCTGATCGCAACAGACGATGGCTTTACGCTCCACGAAGAAGCAAACGGTGATGCATCGGCCAGCATTGGTCGCCTGAAAGCCTTTCATGGCCAGATGGGCATGTTTGTCCGCGCCTATACCTACATGCTGTCCCATGGCGGCGATGGGTTGAAGCAGGTTTGCGAAGACGCCGTGTTGTCAGCCAATTACCTGCAGGCTGCATTGGCCGATACCTTAAGCCCGGCCTATGACGGCCCGTGCATGCATGAATGCCTGTTCGATGACAGTGCCCTTCGGGAATTCGACATCACCACCCTTGATTTCGCCAAGGCATTGATCGATGAAGGCTTTCATCCCACCACCATCTATTTCCCGCTGGTGGTCCACGGCGCCATGCTGCTGGAACCGACCGAAACCGAACCAAAGGCCGAACTGGACCGCTTTATCGAGGCCGTGGTGGGCCTGAAAGAACGCCTGATTGCCGGTGGCAGCGATGCCTTCCACACCGCCCCCCACCACGCCCCCCGCGGCCGCCTCGACGAAACCCGGGCTGCAAGGCAACCGGTCCTGCGGTGGAAACCGGATGGGGAATAG
- the atpF gene encoding F0F1 ATP synthase subunit B → MFISNAYAATTHAPGELAFYEHPEIWLLVSFVIFIALISKPAWKQISAGLDARSDAIKAELDEARLLREEAQTALANFQRKSRDAAKEAKRILAHAEDEAKRITTEAEVALAETLKRHEALAQDRIEQSQARAIEEVRAEAIEVALAATARILRENLDEQKSDALIDAAVQELPSKFQ, encoded by the coding sequence ATGTTTATCTCTAATGCATACGCTGCAACCACCCACGCACCCGGTGAGCTGGCATTTTACGAACATCCAGAAATTTGGCTGTTGGTATCGTTTGTGATCTTCATTGCGTTGATCTCAAAGCCTGCATGGAAACAAATCTCTGCCGGTCTTGATGCACGGTCCGATGCCATTAAGGCTGAACTTGATGAAGCAAGACTTCTTCGTGAAGAAGCCCAAACCGCATTGGCCAATTTCCAGCGCAAAAGCCGCGATGCCGCCAAAGAAGCCAAACGCATTCTGGCCCATGCCGAAGACGAAGCCAAACGCATCACCACCGAAGCCGAAGTGGCATTGGCAGAAACCCTGAAGCGCCACGAAGCGCTGGCCCAGGACCGCATCGAACAATCCCAGGCACGCGCCATCGAAGAAGTCCGCGCCGAAGCCATCGAAGTCGCCCTTGCCGCCACCGCGCGCATCCTTCGCGAAAATCTGGATGAGCAAAAATCCGACGCGCTCATCGATGCCGCCGTACAGGAATTGCCCTCCAAATTTCAGTAA